GACAGGAAATGACATTCTTGAATCCTACCGTatctctgaactccaatgcccttgcgataaaggccaatgtaccactTGCCTTGTTTCCTACCTGTTGAACTTGCCTGCTGACCTGTGACTTATGCACCATAACAGCTAGATCCCTCATAACATCACTGAGCTCCAGGCTTTACCCTTTAGATAATAATAATATTCCTCCCATTGgctcctctccccatctccctcctcctgtcccataccttcccaccATCACTTGTGTTATGTTGGTCTCTATACCAAAATCGTTACAGTCATAgagacatcatcatcatcatcatgatcatgtgccatgtcatgtGATATGGGTGATCATGtgctttccatgaccgtgattgctcttggcaaatttttctgcagaagtggtttgccattggcttCTTCTGTGCATTGTCTTTACGAGATGGGTGACccgagccattatcaatactcttcagagattgtctgcctggcatcagtggtcacataaccaggacttgtgatattccCCAGCTGCTTGtacaccatccaccacctgctcccatgggttcatgtgaccctgatcggggggtctaagcaggtgctacaccttgcccaagggtgacctgcaggctagcagagggaagcagcaccttacatctcctttcgCAGAAATGCATCTCCACCCCTCCATTCAccgtagagagatagagagcacaaacaggcccttcagcccattgaatccatgCTGACATTAACCACTCATTTACATCAATCACGGTttatattctccccacattcccatcaacttccccACTCCCCACCTCCCACCCTCAGATGCGACCCTCGCCCTCACACACTAGGGGGACAATTCACATTGGTCGATCAACCCACCCACCCTGCACATCGTTGGGAGGTCGGAGGAAATCAGGTCACCAGGGAGAAAgctcatgcagtcacaggaagaacatgcaaactgcacACATGCACCTGCACAGTGCCAGAGGTGGGGATTGAACCAGAGTCTCTGGAGCTGGGAGGCAGTGGCTGTTCCTGCCGTGGCACTCATCACTCCTCCAGTTCTGGGTCTCCTGAGATCTTctccacctcccacctcccagcAATGTCCTCCCATCCTCCACCCCAACTCACACATCCCGGTCAATCCCACCTCCCAGCAACGTCCTGTCCTCACATGTGTGTGTAACCCACATCCCAGTCACTCAGGGTGACACTTTACCTTGGAGAGAGTAAGTGGATCAAGGCGAGCTCTGCCCAGCAAGCGTCTCGTTTCTTGATCTGGAATGGCCCTGGGATGTTTCCGTCTGCACAGTGGCCATTATTAATCACCTTTAGAGCAAAAAGGATTCCTGTTAGAGAAACAAGAGGAGGCCAATGAAACAGTTGCtgggcattccctcttctcccctctcccaaagggcagaaggtacaaaagcctaatAGCCTGTACCACCGGTCTCAGGGACAGGTTCTGTCACACTCTCTCTGAGGACCTCCACTGgttggggtcgaccatggatgttccCTATGAGAGGGGCAAACCAGGGCAGTATGGTATGGAGATCAAGCTGTTACCCATGCAACAGGCTCCcccctccacacagctgatgaatccaaagctaCGGCAAAGACCGAGAGAGTTTGGAACCAGTGGattcgcaggagttgccagtcaatgttgaactcaacCTGCTTTCTGGACTCAAGCTCCagaatttttcctcagggtttactcctgaaacccttcctatgagtgggtatagcagtggaggtttgagatcagggttTTTCTTCTCCttggtgagctgccaaccacagttgaAGAGCCCCACCTGTCCAAAGAAATTgggtttaaggcaccagtaatccGTGTTTGCCTCTCCTCCTGTCAGTTGAAACGGTTCCACtgggcttggtagctaagccgcatgtgaaggccaggagttggacttggtggtcagaggctgtctGAGGCGCTCCCCATTGGGAGCGTTTaatgggtagtgggagcttgtccccactacctccCCAAGGTTATAACAACCTGAATGAACCCACTACCCCACTATTAGAAGagtacaataagatagactcttgacctcgcaATCTACTTGGTTATGGACATTGTATACTGTTCGTTCTCTGTCACTTTAACACTCAgttctgttactgcttttcccttGTGCTACCTCAACATACTGATGTGAGGAATGGTCTGTATGGACAgcatatttattcccctccacagatgctgcctgacctgctgagttactccactattttgtgtgtgttattcaagaATCTCTTGTGGACCTTGGTTCATGTGAAAAATATTAACCGATTTATCAATTGACCAATTTTAATCCGTTTCTTGATTATTGAATTTCTATTGAGGTGGAGTGTGTTTCCACAGAGTCCGAATTATTCTCTAttggaaaacaggccctttggcccatcaagtctgtgccaaCCATCACCAATTTCTCTACACCGATCTCATGTCAttatccccacattcccatcaattcccccCAGAttccacccctctcccacacactaaGGGAGGGCAATTCACAGCAGTTGATTAACCCATTGACCCTGCACGTCATTCAGATGTGGGAAGGAACTGGTGTACCCATGGAGCAAGGGGAAACTCACGCAGTCGGGGGAGAAGGTGCAAAATGCGCACACGCATGatctcacacatacacacgcatgcacacactcACTCTATCTCtatcccactgtctctctcttctttcttccctccctttctgccattccctctctcccctcctccctctgcttccctctgtctctctatcttcCCCTCCCtttttcccactctttccctttctctatctgtctctccctctttctctatcccactgtctccttctctctctccttccctgcccccagcctctcttcctctgtctctagCATTTCCTCTGTCTCTAGCATTTCCTCTCTCCCCCTACTTGTCCTCCCCCCTCCTAACCCTCCCCAAACACCACCTAACCCCGTGATTTCCTGGATACCCATTGTACCCTCCTCCcctcaccaccgccccccccaccgGTCCCGGGTCAACGGTCACGGTCACCAGCCCACACCAGTGTCCTTGTACACTCTGGCCCGTACCACCTGAGAATCCCACAGCATAGTCCGCGTTTTCCCAGATACACATTGTATCCGTCCCCTCCCAGACCCCAGGTCAATGGTCACAGTCACTGGCCCGCGCCGGTGTCCTTGTACACTCCGGCCCGTTCCACTTGAGAATCCCACAGCATAGTCCGCGTTTTCCCAGATACCCATTGTATCCGTCCCCTCCCAGACCCCAGGTCAATGGTCACGGTCACCAGCCCACACCGGTGTCCTTGTACACTCCGGCCCGTACCACCTGAGAATCCCACAGCATAGTCCGCGTTTTCCCAGAACCCATTGTATCCGTCCCCTCCCAGACCCTGGGTTAACTGTCACGGTCACCAGCCCACACCGGTGTACCTATGTGCTCCGGCCCACACTACCTGAGAATCCCACAGCGCAGTCTGCATTGAAGGTTTCGTTGAGCAGGTGGGAGAGGCCGGCCTTTATGGACAGGTAGATGAGGCCGGTCAGCAGGCCGAAGACGCAGACGGAGATCATAAAACGGGCGCTGCCAATCCGCCGCTCCAGCCGGCTGCCCTTCCACACCAGCGAGGCCATGTTGAAGCCCAGGTGATCGATATCAATGTGATGCAGGGGGGCGAGCAGCAGCCGCTGCCACTCACACATGTAGACCGTGGTGGTGACGCTGAGGCAGACTTCGCCCACGCTGAGCTCGGGCGCCAGGAAGATGAACATGTTGAGAATGATGAGAGCGAGGGTGGCGGGGGGGATTCCTTTGGTTTCAATGAAGAGCAGGATGAGGAAGATGATGTAGCTGCCCAGAAATTCCTCCATCGGTCATTTCCTGGAGAGCTGCTCTGTCCTCCTGGTGCTGAGTACCTTCCTCCCCGTGCCCTTTGCAGTCCCTGCAACACCAAGAGATCAGCGGAGGCTAAGTAAGGTGACAAAGACGATCGAGaaattcaagttcctaggagtgaacatcatcaATAACCTGTCCAGGCTGTACCACAGCCAGAAAAGTTCCCAGTTCCTCCTGTGCTCATTCTAATATTTGTTTAGCTGGGGTTCCCAACtgtttttatgccacggacctttaccgttaaccgaggggtctgtggaccccagattgggagccCCTGGTTTACAGATGCAACATGGTATCAGGCCCTTTGAGCTCTTACCGCTCAATTCagcaggaccaaccagggtaggtcttacacagtgaccggtagggcactgaggagtgtggtggatcaaagggatctgggaattcaggtacataactcattgaaagtggcatcacaggtagacaggggcAAAAATaaagcttttggaacattggccttcataaactaaAGTACTGAGAAAAGGAGATgagatgttgtgttgaagttgtattagtcacaggtgaggcctaatttgaagtattgtgtgtcacctacctccaggaaagatgtaaaggttgaaagagtacagagaaaatttacaaggatgttgctgggtctggaggacctcagttatgaggaaagattgaaaagttaggactttattccttggaatgtagaagattgagggaagatttaatagcgatatacaaaattatggggagtatagatagggtagaagcaagtaggctttttctactgaggttcggtgggactacaactggaagtcaggggttaagggtgaagggtgaaaagtttaagggaaacatgaggggaaacttcttcactcagagggtggaatgagctgccaacacaagtggtgcttGCAAACTTGATTTGAATGTTTAAGAAAAGTGAAGATAGGTACACGgacgggagggatatggagggctatggtcctgttgCAGGTCgattggagtaggcagtttaaatggtttagcatggactagatgggccgatgggcctgtttctgtgctgtacttttctatgacgcTATACAGTGTGTTATCAGGCCTGATTGGCCCAACCATCCAGACATATCATTGTGTACACAAATATTTTGGGGTAGTGTAAAGcaaaccagaatgcagaatagagtgttacagttacagagagagtgcagtgcaggatgACAGTAAGCTGCAAGGGTCATGATGAAGTAGACCAGGAGATCAAGACTTCATTTTTTTAtgtatttgtttgttttgtgCCATGTTGGATGACATGggcgaccatgattgttcttgggaaTTTTTTCCtgtgaagtggtttgccattgtcaccttctgggcagtgtcttcacaagacaggtgatcccagccactatcaatactcctcagagattatctgcctggtgtcagtggtcacgtcACCAGGGCTTATGATATACAACCATCCacgacctgctcccatggtttcacctgaccctgattggTGGCGGGGGGAGGTGAGGCTGAGCAGGgtgcttgcccaagggtgacttgcagactATTAAATAGACCTTTCGTATGATAAAATGAAATGTCTGATaatagcagggtagaagctgcccttcagcctggtggtacatattatcaggcttttgtatcttctgcccgataggaaaggggagaagagatatggctctaccaaaggagctccttccctctgttagtCTGAAAttgctgtctctctgcactgcactttctctgtaactgtaacgattaaagattagctttatttgtcagaggGGCTTCGAAACCTTAGGTTCCTTCAGGTTGTTCTAGCTggtggtggtaatggggataagctcccactccctattaaatgctcccagtagcgagcacctcaaatagcctctgacaaccaagtccagctcctggctgtcacgtgtggcttagcctggaggagccatttctactgacaagagtaGGGGCCAAGGCAGGTTACTAACACCTTAAAatcagttgcttcgggcagatggggctcatcagccttggttgACAGCTCACttgggagaagaaaaactctgatctcaaacctctgctgccttgtggctctacccactcatggggaaggcttcgggattcaaccctgagggaaaatcgagctggaatccctaaggcaatCTTAATTGAGTTCAACTTCAGtgacgccactggtgccaaactgtatcagtctctgccgttcctttgggctcat
The DNA window shown above is from Mobula birostris isolate sMobBir1 chromosome 5, sMobBir1.hap1, whole genome shotgun sequence and carries:
- the LOC140198363 gene encoding rhomboid-related protein 4-like, which codes for MEEFLGSYIIFLILLFIETKGIPPATLALIILNMFIFLAPELSVGEVCLSVTTTVYMCEWQRLLLAPLHHIDIDHLGFNMASLVWKGSRLERRIGSARFMISVCVFGLLTGLIYLSIKAGLSHLLNETFNADCAVGFSGILFALKVINNGHCADGNIPGPFQIKKRDACWAELALIHLLSPRSSFVGHLAGILVGLAYVKGPLRTIIISTATWVSPDAPVSSHIHLSELPAEPVFHSSKPAGTPSPAPFKPSRTLCSCSV